The Acetonema longum DSM 6540 genomic interval TCATCTATTTTGTTATCAGTGAGCTACCAACGCAACGAGGAACCATAGGAAGGCAATTGACAAAAATAAGAGTAACTGATACAAACGGATATAGATTAGGCATTCGAAGAGTAATAATTAGAACTATTTTAGAGTTTGTATTTATTTTTATAATCCCTGGATACTTGTTGATTTTTTTTACTCAAAAAAACCAGGGATTACATGATTATCTTTTGGATACGGTTGTTATTATGAAAGACAAGATTGGTCGGTGAGTTATGTTTGGATAGTTATTGGAAAGGAATGCTAGTCATTATTGTTGGGGTAGGGAAGATATTT includes:
- a CDS encoding RDD family protein, with product IYFVISELPTQRGTIGRQLTKIRVTDTNGYRLGIRRVIIRTILEFVFIFIIPGYLLIFFTQKNQGLHDYLLDTVVIMKDKIGR